A single Nicotiana tabacum cultivar K326 chromosome 5, ASM71507v2, whole genome shotgun sequence DNA region contains:
- the LOC107829443 gene encoding aldehyde oxidase GLOX-like, with the protein MTTPKLLFLLIFLIHFVTMSSRADLPGTWELLVADAGIASMHTAVTHFNTVVLLDRTDIGPSRKLLPPHHCRVDPNDPILKKDCYAHSVLLDLQTNSIRPLMILTDTWCSSGQFLPDGTLLHTGGDLDGFRKFRKFTPCEPSTSLCDWEELQDTQLSQGRWYATNQILPNGEIIIVGGRAANSVEFFPPRKEGAFEFPFLTQAEDNQHDNLYPYVHLLPNGHLFIFANNKAVMYDYNTNKVVKDYPILEGGPRNYPSAGSSAMLALTEDYSSATIVICGGAEFGAYLQRSSDTPAHGSCGRIEATGENPVWEMEDMPFARIMGDMVMLPTGDILIINGAQAGTQGFEMASNPCLNPVLYRPSEPLGLRFMTLTPGTVPRMYHSTANLLPDGRILLAGSNPHFFYKFATEFPTELRIEAFSLEYLAADKANIRPVLVESPEKVNYGEEFDVAVTVELPVVGIVEVNFASAPFSTHSFSQGQRLVKLRVTSAIPDVAGKYKIGCTAPPDGRVAPPGYYMVFAVNQGVPSVARWVQLVV; encoded by the coding sequence ATGACGACTCCGAAACTTCTATTCCTCCTCATCTTCCTTATCCACTTTGTTACTATGTCCTCACGTGCCGACCTCCCCGGCACGTGGGAACTTCTCGTCGCCGACGCCGGAATTGCATCCATGCACACCGCCGTCACTCATTTCAACACCGTCGTCCTCCTCGACCGCACCGACATCGGTCCTTCACGTAAACTCCTCCCTCCCCACCACTGCCGCGTGGACCCCAACGACCCCATTTTGAAGAAAGACTGCTATGCTCACTCTGTTTTACTCGATTTACAAACAAACTCAATTCGTCCCCTCATGATCCTCACCGACACGTGGTGTTCCTCCGGCCAATTCCTCCCCGACGGCACACTTCTTCACACCGGCGGAGACCTCGACGGCTTCCGTAAATTCAGAAAATTCACACCTTGTGAACCTTCAACCTCTCTCTGCGATTGGGAAGAACTTCAAGATACTCAACTTTCACAAGGCAGATGGTATGCAACTAACCAAATACTTCCAAACGGTGAAATCATAATTGTCGGTGGCCGAGCTGCTAATAGTGTTGAATTTTTCCCACCTAGAAAAGAAGGAGCTTTTGAATTCCCTTTCTTAACTCAAGCTGAAGACAATCAACATGATAATCTTTATCCTTATGTTCATTTATTACCCAACGGACATCTCTTCATTTTCGCTAACAATAAAGCTGTAATGTACGattataatacaaataaagtGGTAAAAGATTATCCAATACTAGAGGGTGGACCAAGAAATTACCCATCAGCTGGGTCTTCAGCTATGTTAGCGTTAACAGAGGATTATTCCTCTGCTACAATTGTAATTTGCGGTGGAGCTGAATTCGGAGCGTATTTACAAAGGAGTAGTGATACACCTGCTCATGGGAGCTGTGGTAGAATTGAAGCAACTGGAGAAAACCCAGTTTGGGAAATGGAAGATATGCCTTTTGCTAGAATTATGGGTGATATGGTAATGTTACCAACTGGTGATATTCTTATTATAAATGGAGCTCAAGCTGGAACTCAAGGTTTTGAAATGGCATCAAATCCATGTTTGAATCCTGTTTTATATAGGCCAAGTGAACCTTTAGGTCTTCGTTTTATGACTTTGACACCGGGAACAGTCCCAAGAATGTATCATTCAACGGCAAATTTACTACCGGACGGTAGAATTTTGCTCGCCGGAAGTAACCCGCATTTTTTTTACAAGTTTGCTACTGAATTTCCGACGGAGTTACGGATTGAAGCGTTTTCTCTGGAGTATTTAGCGGCTGATAAAGCGAATATTCGACCGGTTTTGGTGGAGTCGCCGGAAAAGGTGAATTACGGTGAGGAGTTTGATGTGGCGGTGACGGTGGAGTTGCCGGTGGTTGGGATAGTGGAGGTGAATTTTGCGAGTGCTCCGTTTTCTACACATTCGTTTTCGCAAGGGCAAAGGCTTGTGAAATTGAGAGTAACGAGTGCTATACCTGATGTTGCCGGAAAATATAAGATCGGATGTACGGCTCCGCCGGATGGGAGGGTGGCGCCGCCGGGGTACTACATGGTATTTGCGGTAAACCAAGGGGTGCCAAGTGTGGCACGTTGGGTCCAGCTTGTGGTTTGA
- the LOC107829442 gene encoding uncharacterized protein LOC107829442 — MTTETVNPKAYPLADAQLTTTIMDLVQQAANYKQLKKGANEATKTLNRGIAEFVVMAADTEPLEILLHLPLLAEDKNVPYVFVPSKQALGRACGVTRPVIAASVTSNEGSQLKSQIQQLKDAIEKLLI; from the exons ATg ACTACAGAAACAGTAAACCCAAAAGCATACCCACTTGCGGATGCGCAGCTTACTACAACGATAATGGACTTGGTTCAACAAGCTGCTAACTATAAGCAGCTTAAAAAGGGTGCTAATGAAG CCACAAAGACTCTAAACAGAGGGATTGCGGAGTTTGTTGTAATGGCAGCTGATACAGagccccttgaaatccttcttcatcTCCCACTCCTTGCTGAAGATAAg aatgTCCCATATGTTTTTGTTCCCTCAAAGCAAGCTCTTGGTCGAGCATGTGGTGTTACCCGACCTGTGATTGCTGCTTCTGTAACAAGCAACGAAGGAAGTCAGTTGAAATCACAAATTCAGCAATTGAAG GATGCAATTGAGAAGCTTCTTATATAA